CCTGAAAACAGTTTCCAGACTTTGGAAAAAGAGCGCTGAATGTAGCTCAGAAATGTGGAAATTTAAAACCACTAATCAACACTAATACACCCGGGTTTTGCCACGATCCGACTCGTGTTTATTCGAGTTTTTTACTCCTCTTCATTGCAGGCGGTGTAGAGCCAGCTGAGCAGCGATTCAAAGCGCGGATCGGCGTGAAGGTTGTTCAGATCCGGATCGGTTTTCATCCAATCATAATCCGAATAGCCCAACTCAACCGCCCGCGTCAATGCCTCAAAAGCCTGATCGGCCTGACTGGTCAGCGAATAAGAACACCCCAGATTGTACCAAACCAGATCATCGTTCGGCAGCTGGTGACTCAGCTTTTCATCAATGGCCAGCCCGTCCTGAAATTTTCCGGTTTTGGTGTACAAATCCGCCAAAGCCTGGAGGATTTCAACATCCTCCGGCAGGCGTTTTGCAACCTTTTCGAGAAAACTCAGCTCGACCGCCTGATGGCGACCGGTATTTCTGTTTTTGCTCATTTAAAATCCTGCTATTCAACCGGACGCTGTGTATGGCCGGTGTAGATCTGGCGCGGGCGTCCAATGCGTCCGTGCGGATCTTCACGCATTTCCAACCACTGGGCAATCCAGCCCGGGATGCGGCCGATCGCGAACATAACGGTAAACATATCCGTCGGGATACCCATGGCGCGATAGGTCAGTCCGGTATAGAAATCAATATTCGGGTAGAGGTTGCGTTCCACAAAATAATCGTCGGCCAACACGGCGTCTTCGAGTTCCTGAGCAAGATCCACCAGCGGATCGCTCACTCCAAGGGCTTCCAGCACATCTTTACACATGGTTTTGGCCACTTTGGCGCGCGGATCATAGGATTTGTAAACACGATGACCGACCCCCATCAGGCGGAACGGATCATTTTTGTCTTTTGCGCGGGCCACCACACGTTTCACGTCCCCTTTATCCTCGGTAATGATGCGCTCAAGCATTTCGATAACATGCTGGTTTGCTCCGCCGTGCAGCGGCCCCCAGAGCGCGCAAATTCCCGCGGAAATTGATGCGTAAAGATTGGCGCCGGCAGAACCTACCATCTTTACAACAGACGCCGAGCAGTTCTGTTCGTGGTCGGCATGCAGAATCAGCAGTTTATTCAGAGCCTTGGCCACCACCGGATCAACTTCGTAGCTGTTCACCGGAGTGCGGAACATCATATTGATGAAGTTTTCACAGTATTTGAGGTCCGGGCGCGGATACACAATCGGATGGCCGATTGATTTTTTATAAGCAAAGGCCGCCGCCGTACGCATTTTTGAAAGCAGACGCGTTACCTTGTAATCGATGTTTTCCTGAAGGGTTGCGTCTTCGAGTTCCGGGTAGAATGTAGAGAGCGACACCGCCATGGCCGACAGCGTGGCCATCGGATGCGCATGATCCGGATAGGCATCAAAAAAATGACGCATATCTTCATGTAGAAGCGAATGATAGTTCATGTTGGTTGAGAACTCGTCGTGCTGCTCTCTTGACGGCAGCTTTCCGTGGACCAGCAGATAGGCCACGTCAACAAATTCGCATTTTTCCGCAAGATCATTGATGTCATATCCGCGATAACGCAGAATTCCTTTTTCGCCATCAATGTAAGTTACGTCAGACTGACAACATCCGGTGTTCACAAAGCCGGGGTCATACGTGATCATTCCGGTCTTCGCCCGCAGGGTGCGGATATCAACAGCCTTCTCTTTTTCTGAACCTTCAAAAACCGGGAGCTCAATCGATTCATTATCAAATGTCAGCGTTGCTGTGCCTAGATCATTAAT
This is a stretch of genomic DNA from Pontiella agarivorans. It encodes these proteins:
- a CDS encoding citrate synthase, with the protein product MSKINDLGTATLTFDNESIELPVFEGSEKEKAVDIRTLRAKTGMITYDPGFVNTGCCQSDVTYIDGEKGILRYRGYDINDLAEKCEFVDVAYLLVHGKLPSREQHDEFSTNMNYHSLLHEDMRHFFDAYPDHAHPMATLSAMAVSLSTFYPELEDATLQENIDYKVTRLLSKMRTAAAFAYKKSIGHPIVYPRPDLKYCENFINMMFRTPVNSYEVDPVVAKALNKLLILHADHEQNCSASVVKMVGSAGANLYASISAGICALWGPLHGGANQHVIEMLERIITEDKGDVKRVVARAKDKNDPFRLMGVGHRVYKSYDPRAKVAKTMCKDVLEALGVSDPLVDLAQELEDAVLADDYFVERNLYPNIDFYTGLTYRAMGIPTDMFTVMFAIGRIPGWIAQWLEMREDPHGRIGRPRQIYTGHTQRPVE
- a CDS encoding TPR end-of-group domain-containing protein translates to MSKNRNTGRHQAVELSFLEKVAKRLPEDVEILQALADLYTKTGKFQDGLAIDEKLSHQLPNDDLVWYNLGCSYSLTSQADQAFEALTRAVELGYSDYDWMKTDPDLNNLHADPRFESLLSWLYTACNEEE